Proteins encoded within one genomic window of Rubritalea squalenifaciens DSM 18772:
- a CDS encoding ABC transporter ATP-binding protein, with protein MGKLENILEVKDLVTEFKTDGGWLRAVDGVSFNVPKGKTIGIVGESGCGKSVTSMSIVDLLPKPMGHVRGGEIFFKGRDIRKVPHQEFYKIRGGQIGVIFQEPMTALNPVHKIGRQLMEVLLLHRKLSKQEARERAIEILDKVGIPAPERRVDEYPHQLSGGMRQRVVIAMALACKPDLIIADEPTTALDVTVQAEILDLINSLQKEMGMSVIMITHDLGVIAETCDEVVVMYAGRVVERGPVREIFKDPTHDYTRSLLKSIPSLDAKQKSVLATIPGTVASINNFVEGCRFCQRMERNELDQQNKRPAFIQLSNDHWVEDCPVCNAQHQTVS; from the coding sequence GTGGGAAAATTAGAGAACATTTTAGAGGTCAAAGATCTAGTTACCGAGTTCAAAACCGATGGTGGATGGCTTAGGGCTGTTGACGGCGTTAGTTTTAATGTACCCAAAGGAAAGACCATCGGGATTGTCGGGGAGTCAGGTTGTGGTAAGTCCGTGACTTCTATGTCCATCGTGGATCTGCTTCCTAAACCGATGGGGCACGTACGTGGTGGTGAAATCTTTTTTAAAGGACGCGACATCCGGAAAGTGCCACATCAGGAATTCTACAAGATACGTGGTGGGCAGATTGGAGTGATTTTCCAAGAGCCGATGACAGCTCTTAATCCGGTTCACAAGATCGGACGTCAGCTCATGGAAGTATTACTTCTGCACCGTAAGCTTTCCAAGCAGGAGGCACGTGAGCGAGCGATTGAGATCTTGGACAAGGTTGGTATACCTGCGCCAGAGCGTCGTGTGGATGAATATCCGCACCAGCTTTCTGGTGGTATGCGTCAGCGTGTGGTGATTGCCATGGCTTTGGCATGTAAGCCAGATCTCATTATTGCCGATGAGCCGACAACGGCTCTGGATGTGACCGTCCAGGCGGAGATTTTGGATCTGATCAATTCCCTGCAAAAAGAAATGGGAATGTCTGTTATCATGATTACCCACGACCTAGGTGTTATTGCTGAGACCTGTGATGAGGTGGTGGTGATGTATGCCGGACGCGTTGTAGAACGTGGACCAGTTAGGGAAATTTTTAAGGATCCAACACACGATTACACACGTTCACTCCTAAAGTCTATTCCATCACTAGATGCTAAGCAGAAATCGGTTCTGGCTACGATTCCTGGTACTGTGGCTTCAATCAATAATTTCGTGGAAGGGTGTCGCTTCTGTCAGCGCATGGAACGTAATGAGCTGGACCAACAAAACAAGCGCCCGGCGTTTATTCAGCTTTCCAATGATCACTGGGTAGAAGACTGCCCAGTATGTAATGCTCAACACCAAACAGTCTCCTAA
- a CDS encoding ABC transporter ATP-binding protein, whose amino-acid sequence MSNLLEVNDLKMHFPVKGGVFSRQVAAVKAVDGVSFHVKPGETLGLVGESGCGKSTLGKCLVRLYQPTAGKIQFRGQDISNLNQGSLRPLRRDFQMMFQDPADSLNSRFSVRQIVREPLDIQKIGDRASRDAKVDELLEKVGLPKSAADRFPAEFSGGQRQRIGVARAIALNPDLLVLDEPVSALDVSVQSQVLNLLVELQKEMNMAYIFIAHDLAVVKHISDRVAVMYLGKIVELADSETIYRNPRHGYTKALLSAIPHADPDHHGQRIRLEGDVPSPIDPPKGSAFGHRIGHPRYEETIGLDMGLVEIEPGHFVSADPCSLTEEDWAKAKGLMKAPTAV is encoded by the coding sequence ATGTCTAATCTTCTCGAAGTGAACGATCTTAAAATGCACTTTCCCGTGAAAGGGGGTGTGTTTTCACGCCAGGTTGCCGCAGTGAAAGCTGTAGACGGGGTGTCTTTTCATGTGAAGCCAGGGGAAACACTTGGCTTAGTCGGTGAGTCTGGTTGTGGTAAGTCGACTCTTGGCAAATGCTTAGTGCGACTATACCAACCAACTGCTGGTAAGATTCAGTTTAGAGGCCAAGATATCAGCAATCTAAATCAGGGTAGTCTCAGACCTTTGCGCCGTGATTTTCAGATGATGTTCCAAGATCCTGCTGATTCTCTAAACTCCCGTTTTTCGGTCCGCCAGATTGTTCGTGAACCTTTAGATATCCAAAAAATTGGAGATAGAGCTTCTCGTGATGCCAAGGTTGACGAATTGCTTGAGAAAGTTGGTTTGCCGAAGTCTGCTGCTGATCGTTTCCCTGCAGAATTTTCAGGTGGTCAGCGTCAGCGTATCGGTGTTGCACGTGCCATCGCATTGAATCCAGATCTATTAGTCCTGGATGAGCCGGTGTCTGCGTTGGATGTATCTGTTCAATCCCAGGTTCTCAACTTGCTGGTGGAGCTTCAGAAGGAGATGAACATGGCTTATATCTTCATTGCCCACGATTTGGCGGTGGTGAAGCACATCTCAGATAGAGTGGCGGTCATGTACCTTGGCAAGATTGTCGAGCTGGCTGACTCTGAAACGATTTACCGCAATCCTCGCCACGGCTATACCAAGGCATTGCTCTCGGCGATTCCTCATGCGGATCCGGATCATCATGGTCAGCGCATCCGTCTGGAGGGCGATGTGCCGTCTCCGATCGATCCACCTAAGGGGAGTGCCTTTGGTCACCGTATCGGTCATCCGCGCTATGAAGAGACCATCGGCCTGGACATGGGGCTGGTCGAAATAGAGCCGGGCCACTTTGTCTCCGCTGACCCGTGTAGCCTTACCGAGGAGGACTGGGCGAAAGCCAAGGGGCTGATGAAGGCTCCGACTGCAGTCTAA
- a CDS encoding HAD family hydrolase — MAIPQSTIALVYDYDQTLSPRYMQDEVLFPEFGINPASFWEKCNNLVREMSWDGELAYLKCMLDYLAMDGVSNEKLKQLGANLSFFPGLPDMFEEIEDACLNAAHKAAGVKIEHYIVSSGLKALVDGSSLAKYFKKVYGCEFGEDENGVISFPKRAISHTTKTQYLFRINKGLLEYGQDVNDHMPSELRPIPFENMVYVGDGPTDVPCFTVMKKNGGHAIAVYNPEDESRSSFKKCFQLSASADRVKHIAPADYRKGSHLRLILEQLVTDMADRILLHRQEEKDSKTISAPTF; from the coding sequence ATGGCTATACCTCAAAGTACGATTGCGCTTGTTTACGACTATGACCAGACCTTGAGTCCGCGCTACATGCAGGACGAGGTGCTCTTCCCGGAATTCGGGATCAACCCGGCTTCCTTTTGGGAGAAGTGTAATAATTTGGTCAGGGAGATGAGCTGGGACGGTGAGCTGGCCTACCTGAAGTGCATGCTGGATTATCTAGCGATGGATGGAGTTTCCAATGAGAAGCTCAAGCAGCTGGGCGCGAACCTTAGCTTCTTCCCGGGACTTCCAGACATGTTCGAGGAGATCGAAGATGCCTGCCTGAATGCAGCCCACAAGGCAGCAGGGGTAAAGATCGAGCACTACATTGTTTCGTCTGGTCTCAAGGCTCTCGTGGATGGATCCAGTCTGGCGAAGTATTTCAAGAAGGTCTATGGCTGTGAGTTTGGTGAGGATGAGAACGGCGTGATCAGCTTTCCGAAGCGGGCAATCTCCCACACGACCAAGACGCAGTATCTGTTCCGCATAAACAAAGGGCTTCTGGAGTATGGTCAGGATGTGAATGACCACATGCCCTCAGAGCTACGCCCGATTCCTTTTGAGAATATGGTCTATGTGGGGGATGGACCTACAGATGTGCCCTGTTTCACGGTGATGAAGAAAAACGGAGGTCATGCCATCGCTGTTTACAACCCTGAAGATGAATCCCGCAGTAGCTTCAAGAAGTGCTTCCAGCTCAGTGCCAGCGCGGATCGCGTGAAGCACATTGCTCCTGCTGACTACAGGAAGGGGAGCCATCTGCGATTGATTCTGGAGCAATTGGTTACTGATATGGCGGACCGTATCCTCCTCCACAGGCAGGAGGAGAAGGACAGCAAGACGATCTCGGCGCCGACATTCTGA
- the mpl gene encoding UDP-N-acetylmuramate:L-alanyl-gamma-D-glutamyl-meso-diaminopimelate ligase: MSEKKNFHFVGVCGTAMGSVAAAMKAKGYRVTGSDQNVYPPMSTFLEQQGVEISSGFKAEHLPEDADVIVIGNAISRGNEEAEAALDRKLLYVSLPEVLKEHFLRGKRNFVVSGTHGKTTTTSILTWIFESAGKNPSHMIGGIPRNMGQGARFTDSDFVVLEGDEYDTAFFDKRSKFLHYLPEVVVVNNIEFDHADIYNSLDEIKLTFRRLLNIVPRNGMAFVNGDCPNSLDVAQGAPAPMTTVGLADSCDIQIKDVAYEGVTSSFTLEGERYSIPMSGEFNVRNAAMAVCSALFAGLTPDEVRVGLLGFEGIARRQELRGEARGVKVVDDFAHHPTAIQQAADAIRQKYDPKRLWVIFEPRSNTTRRNVFQNELADALSRADLAIVAAVPNPEKVAESDRLSPEKLIADIEAQGTHGWFLHTVDEIVAKVTELAEEGDVVAVLSNGGFGGVHDKLLASLEASAKQGAL; the protein is encoded by the coding sequence ATGAGCGAGAAGAAGAATTTTCATTTTGTGGGAGTTTGTGGCACGGCCATGGGCTCAGTGGCGGCTGCGATGAAGGCGAAGGGGTACCGTGTCACAGGTTCTGACCAGAACGTGTACCCGCCCATGTCTACTTTTCTTGAGCAGCAGGGGGTGGAGATTTCTTCCGGATTCAAGGCAGAGCATCTGCCTGAGGATGCCGACGTCATCGTGATCGGCAATGCCATCAGTCGAGGAAATGAAGAGGCAGAGGCCGCGCTGGATCGCAAATTGCTTTACGTTTCCTTACCTGAGGTGCTGAAGGAGCACTTCCTCCGCGGTAAGCGCAATTTTGTAGTCAGTGGCACCCATGGGAAGACTACCACGACCTCCATTCTTACTTGGATTTTTGAATCGGCCGGAAAGAATCCCAGCCACATGATTGGTGGTATTCCACGTAATATGGGGCAGGGCGCGCGCTTCACGGATTCCGATTTTGTGGTGCTGGAAGGTGATGAGTACGATACGGCCTTCTTCGACAAACGTTCCAAGTTCCTGCACTACCTGCCGGAAGTCGTGGTGGTGAACAACATCGAGTTCGATCATGCGGATATTTACAACTCACTTGATGAGATCAAGCTGACTTTCCGCCGACTGCTGAACATCGTCCCACGCAATGGCATGGCTTTTGTCAATGGAGACTGTCCGAATAGTCTCGATGTTGCTCAGGGGGCTCCCGCTCCAATGACGACCGTTGGTCTAGCTGATAGCTGTGATATCCAAATCAAGGATGTCGCCTACGAGGGAGTGACCAGTAGCTTCACTCTTGAGGGCGAACGTTACTCGATTCCAATGTCTGGTGAGTTTAATGTGAGAAATGCAGCCATGGCTGTATGCTCGGCACTCTTTGCTGGTCTGACTCCGGATGAGGTTCGTGTAGGCTTGCTTGGCTTTGAGGGTATCGCCCGTAGGCAGGAACTTCGTGGCGAAGCGCGCGGGGTTAAGGTGGTCGATGACTTTGCGCACCACCCAACAGCGATCCAGCAGGCAGCGGATGCCATCAGGCAGAAATACGATCCCAAGCGTCTCTGGGTGATTTTCGAACCGCGCTCTAACACAACCAGGAGAAATGTTTTCCAGAATGAGCTGGCAGATGCCCTGTCTCGCGCTGATCTGGCGATTGTGGCTGCAGTGCCCAATCCTGAGAAGGTGGCAGAGAGTGACCGACTCAGTCCAGAGAAGCTGATTGCAGATATTGAGGCTCAGGGGACCCACGGGTGGTTCCTTCACACCGTGGATGAGATTGTTGCCAAAGTCACCGAACTAGCAGAGGAAGGTGATGTCGTGGCAGTACTCAGCAATGGTGGTTTCGGTGGCGTGCACGACAAATTGTTGGCATCCTTGGAAGCCTCTGCTAAGCAGGGTGCACTATGA